One window of the Octopus sinensis linkage group LG3, ASM634580v1, whole genome shotgun sequence genome contains the following:
- the LOC118762696 gene encoding kielin/chordin-like protein: MLQFQDGNVICIKESCPPLNCPLAERLPGQCCAQCQECTYKDRSYKNGAMWFSDDDSCTSCICHDGSVTCSELQCIVPCSNYVEEPDQCCPVCPSKAISILSLILVCRSCAEIVQFCVVKIVHVQYQLEGTKEATSKSFSS, from the exons ATGCTACAATTTCAGGATGGTAATGTGATTTGTATTAAAGAAAGCTGCCCTCCACTTAATTGTCCCTTGGCGGAAAGATTACCAGGACAATGTTGTGCTCAGTGTCAAG AATGTACTTATAAAGACCGTTCTTACAAGAATGGAGCAATGTGGTTCTCAGATGACGACTCCTGCACCTCTTGTATCTGCCATGATGGTTCTGTTACATGCTCGGAACTCCAGTGTATCGTGCCATGTTCCAATTACGTTGAAGAACCAGATCAATGCTGTCCTGTGTGTCCAAGTAAGGCAATAAGTATTCTCAGCTTAATTCTTGTCTGTAGGAGCTGTGCAGAAATCGTTCAGTTTTGTGTTGTTAAAATTGTTCACGTTCAATACCAACTAGAAGGCACAAAAGAGGCAACTTCTAAAAGTTTTTCCTCTTAA